DNA sequence from the Solea solea chromosome 12, fSolSol10.1, whole genome shotgun sequence genome:
TCTGGCAGAAGGTACTTCTGAATGATATCGGTCACATCTTTCTCAGTAGAGAGCTCATAGTCCCTGTTGTTCTTAAAAGGTAAATGTCCAGCCAGCTCACAAAGAGCAACGTTGAAGGCCGAGTCCTCTTTGGCACCAAAACAAGACAGCCTGGGCCACACAGCAATACGAACACCTTTTCTTACGCACACATTATCTTCGCTCTCGATGTGATCACAGGGTGGACATCCTCTAGTCAAGAACAGGTTGTGAGCGATGTTGCCATCCACCAGGAAGTCTGTCACTTCACAAATGGCTCTGGCAAcgtcctccacctcctctgactctgtgtaaaacaaaaaacctgccGAAAAGTCACACATTCGATAAAAACCCTTTTCAGGAACTAGCGGCTTGACCTTCATAGATTCTATCTTGAGCTCGTGGTCCATGTAATAGCCATGAAGGTGTAAATGATTGACGGATGCAAATCCTCCCAGACTGTTGAAACCCACACGAAAGCCAGTGCCAGAACTCAGGAGCACAGATTCTATTCCAACCTGGATGGTGAAACGAGTCAGAACCTGCGGTAAACAGCGTGACGGATCAGGAACAAAGAGACAGTGTCCAAACTCCAGAGGACTGACATTGACCAGCACGGTCATCCTACTTGGCTGAAGCAACTGTCCACCGTTTTGCAAAGCTGTGCCCCCGTCTGTGTCCTTGATCATTTCAAAAAGGATTTCTTCTGGATTGattttgttaaaatgaaacTGTCTCGGATTGAACTCCTGCTTAATGCTCAGTATCTCCTGAggctttcttttctctgttcCTCTTTGAATATTCAACTGAGCCACAAAGCTACGTGAGCCCGGAATGACACGCGTCTGTAAATCACCCAGATTATAGCGAAACAGTCCCCGCTCCATTCTGTCTGTCCAGCCGGTTTGAAGAAGTGTGTCAAACTGTGCAAGCGACGAAGGCTTCCCGGTACTGTTTCCACTGCTGCGACA
Encoded proteins:
- the gdpgp1 gene encoding GDP-D-glucose phosphorylase 1, encoding MSEPKDPSVPLQFVYTDRDFVTDVCRSSGNSTGKPSSLAQFDTLLQTGWTDRMERGLFRYNLGDLQTRVIPGSRSFVAQLNIQRGTEKRKPQEILSIKQEFNPRQFHFNKINPEEILFEMIKDTDGGTALQNGGQLLQPSRMTVLVNVSPLEFGHCLFVPDPSRCLPQVLTRFTIQVGIESVLLSSGTGFRVGFNSLGGFASVNHLHLHGYYMDHELKIESMKVKPLVPEKGFYRMCDFSAGFLFYTESEEVEDVARAICEVTDFLVDGNIAHNLFLTRGCPPCDHIESEDNVCVRKGVRIAVWPRLSCFGAKEDSAFNVALCELAGHLPFKNNRDYELSTEKDVTDIIQKYLLPEDGMQALEQQLTRLLLGF